A region from the Sandaracinus amylolyticus genome encodes:
- the argB gene encoding acetylglutamate kinase has translation MQDLIHKASILHEALPYIRRFHGRTFVIKYGGHAMTEPSLRDSFARDVTLMKLVGLQPIVVHGGGPQIDEMLGSLGVVSERIDGLRVTDERTMDVVEMVLGGRVNQEIVTLINNHGGRAVGLSGKDDAFLRGERVTEMRTKSGKVVDPGRVGRIVEVKTRILEHLVAGGFIPVVAPVAVDAEGRSLNVNADTVAGAIAAATKAEKLVLMTDIAGVKDESGNVASSMSADHVRSLIDTGVISGGMIPKVQCALDAIAVGVKKCHVIDGRMQHAALLELFTDRGIGTEITAG, from the coding sequence ATGCAGGACCTCATCCACAAAGCCTCGATCCTCCACGAGGCCCTCCCGTACATCCGCCGCTTCCACGGCCGCACCTTCGTCATCAAGTACGGCGGTCACGCGATGACCGAGCCGTCGCTGCGCGACTCGTTCGCGCGCGACGTCACGCTCATGAAGCTCGTCGGCCTCCAGCCGATCGTCGTCCACGGCGGTGGCCCGCAGATCGACGAGATGCTCGGCAGCCTCGGCGTCGTCAGCGAGCGCATCGACGGCCTGCGCGTCACCGACGAGCGCACGATGGACGTCGTCGAGATGGTGCTCGGCGGTCGCGTGAACCAGGAGATCGTCACGCTGATCAACAACCACGGCGGGCGCGCTGTGGGCCTGTCCGGCAAGGACGACGCGTTCCTCCGCGGCGAGCGCGTCACCGAGATGCGCACCAAGAGCGGCAAGGTCGTCGACCCCGGGCGCGTCGGGCGCATCGTCGAGGTGAAGACGCGCATCCTCGAGCACCTCGTCGCGGGTGGCTTCATCCCGGTGGTCGCGCCGGTCGCGGTCGACGCCGAGGGTCGCTCGCTCAACGTCAACGCCGACACCGTCGCGGGCGCGATCGCCGCGGCGACGAAAGCCGAGAAGCTCGTGCTCATGACCGACATCGCCGGCGTGAAGGACGAGAGCGGGAACGTCGCGTCGTCGATGTCCGCCGATCACGTGCGCTCGCTGATCGACACCGGCGTGATCAGCGGCGGGATGATCCCGAAGGTGCAGTGCGCGCTCGACGCGATCGCGGTCGGCGTCAAGAAGTGCCACGTCATCGACGGCCGCATGCAGCACGCGGCGCTGCTCGAGCTGTTCACCGACCGCGGCATCGGCACCGAGATCACCGCGGGCTGA
- the argF gene encoding ornithine carbamoyltransferase has protein sequence MPKHFLTLLDLGRDDLLRVLARAKELKKLRGTPAHPRPLEGKSVAIVLEKASTRTRVSFEVGVFELGGQPVTLLAKDTQLGRGEPIDDTAHMLSRFVHAIVYRTFGHDKVQTLAKHSRVPVINGLCDRFHPCQLLADLQTVQESLGTEDLRDVPVAWIGDGNNVSHSWILGAALLGLDLRLACPDGFFPEAAVLEMAARAAREVGIDPKIRVVRDPREAAEGARVVTTDVWASMGQESEAAARARVFEGYQVDGALMQRAARDAIFLHCLPAHRGEEVAADVIDGPASRVWDEAENRLHAQKALLEHLMR, from the coding sequence GTGCCGAAGCACTTCCTCACCCTGCTCGACCTCGGACGCGACGATCTCCTGCGCGTGCTCGCGCGCGCGAAGGAGCTGAAGAAGCTGCGCGGCACGCCCGCGCACCCGCGCCCGCTCGAGGGCAAGAGCGTCGCGATCGTCCTCGAGAAGGCGTCGACGCGCACGCGCGTGTCGTTCGAGGTCGGCGTGTTCGAGCTCGGCGGTCAGCCGGTGACGCTGCTCGCGAAGGACACGCAGCTCGGGCGCGGCGAGCCGATCGACGACACGGCGCACATGCTCTCGCGCTTCGTGCACGCGATCGTCTACCGCACGTTCGGTCACGACAAGGTGCAGACGCTCGCGAAGCACTCGCGCGTGCCGGTGATCAACGGGCTCTGTGATCGCTTCCACCCGTGCCAGCTGCTCGCGGATCTGCAGACGGTGCAGGAGTCGCTCGGCACCGAGGATCTGCGCGACGTGCCGGTGGCGTGGATCGGCGACGGCAACAACGTCTCGCACTCGTGGATCCTCGGCGCGGCGCTGCTCGGGCTCGACCTGCGCCTCGCGTGCCCCGACGGGTTCTTCCCCGAGGCCGCGGTGCTCGAGATGGCGGCGCGCGCGGCGCGCGAGGTCGGGATCGATCCGAAGATCCGCGTGGTGCGTGATCCGCGCGAGGCCGCGGAGGGCGCGCGCGTGGTGACGACGGACGTGTGGGCGAGCATGGGCCAGGAGAGCGAGGCCGCGGCGCGCGCGCGCGTGTTCGAGGGCTACCAGGTCGACGGCGCGCTGATGCAGCGCGCGGCGCGCGACGCGATCTTCCTGCACTGCCTGCCGGCGCATCGCGGCGAAGAGGTGGCGGCCGACGTGATCGACGGCCCTGCGTCGCGCGTGTGGGACGAGGCGGAGAACCGGCTGCACGCGCAGAAGGCGCTGCTCGAGCACCTGATGCGCTGA
- a CDS encoding hotdog domain-containing protein — MFSTSTMLPRHAFSARDAARAGDVWRLFQEVAVEGSTACGWPPMRYREEKTAFVVRSMTVRHHLEATYGEPLAATTWVSRMRREMLSTREIRVRSSRGAIASARQEWVHVSESLEMARAPRSLIEAFPVESGPDDDAAPELPALARELDAHEPHVFTFRAWWTWMDPLDHVNHPQYVDFCDEALSLAAHAAGLAPRDVEPIAEELTFRSPVTAGDEVRVETIARGHTEDGAAVFANRILVGDRVCVTGTTVRRMLGETGPSRLADAIRTSR, encoded by the coding sequence ATGTTCTCCACGTCCACGATGCTCCCGCGCCACGCGTTCTCCGCGCGCGACGCTGCGCGGGCCGGCGACGTCTGGCGCCTCTTCCAGGAGGTCGCGGTCGAGGGCTCGACCGCATGTGGCTGGCCTCCGATGCGCTACCGCGAGGAGAAGACCGCGTTCGTCGTGCGGAGCATGACGGTGCGCCACCACCTCGAGGCGACCTACGGCGAGCCCCTCGCGGCGACGACGTGGGTGTCGCGCATGCGCCGCGAGATGCTCTCGACGCGCGAGATCCGAGTGCGCTCGTCTCGGGGCGCGATCGCGTCGGCGCGCCAGGAGTGGGTGCACGTCTCGGAGTCGCTCGAGATGGCGCGCGCGCCGCGCTCGCTGATCGAGGCGTTCCCGGTGGAGAGCGGCCCCGACGACGACGCGGCGCCCGAGCTCCCCGCGCTCGCCCGCGAGCTCGACGCGCACGAGCCCCACGTCTTCACCTTCCGCGCGTGGTGGACGTGGATGGACCCGCTCGATCACGTGAACCACCCGCAGTACGTCGACTTCTGCGACGAGGCGCTCTCCCTCGCGGCGCACGCCGCGGGCCTCGCGCCGCGCGACGTCGAGCCCATCGCGGAGGAGCTCACGTTCCGTAGCCCGGTCACCGCGGGCGACGAGGTGCGCGTCGAGACGATCGCGCGCGGCCACACCGAAGACGGCGCCGCGGTGTTCGCGAACCGCATCCTCGTCGGCGACCGCGTGTGCGTCACCGGCACCACGGTCCGCCGCATGCTCGGCGAGACCGGCCCGTCCCGCCTCGCCGACGCGATCCGCACGTCGCGCTGA
- the dnaK gene encoding molecular chaperone DnaK, translated as MEKVIGIDLGTFNSCVAVVEGGTPVVIANRGGYKVTPSMVAITEAGKRLVGHIAKRQAVTNAENSVYAAKRLIGRKFHSPQVQAAIGNVPYRIVEGPHNDPRIQLRDKVYSVPEISAMILQEMKMIAEDYLGHEVHKAVVTVPAYFNDGQRQATRDAGAIAGLDVIRIINEPTAAALAYGFGKNIDRRVAVYDLGGGTFDISVMEISSAGVFKVVSTAGDTFLGGEDFDQRIIDWLVQGFREEHDIDLRQDRMALQRLKDAAEKAKCELSSVVETEVNLPFIISSARSEALHLQRLLTRSQLEELTDDLVQRTIEICDMTLKEAGLEKDEIEDVILVGGMTRMPKVQAAVADYFEREPCKGVHPDEVVALGAAIQGAALVDDEQDMVLLDVTPHTLGIMVHGGLFEELIPQNSTVPTSRSKIFTTVRDNQTAVKILVMQGESKRADENELLGEFILTGLRRASAGAVEIEVTFEINADGIVSVHAKDLETGKAQSITVTATSGLTKDEIDQMVDDAQTYAVARRDDEELERAKQEAETLIAEIQRLFPKVEEVVAGSDFGRDAIDKARIVVEKARSLMQAGDTRGLKEQIEALNRTQRMFKGVVGKIG; from the coding sequence ATGGAGAAGGTCATCGGCATCGACTTGGGCACCTTCAACTCGTGCGTCGCGGTGGTCGAAGGGGGCACGCCCGTCGTCATCGCGAACCGCGGCGGGTACAAGGTGACGCCGTCGATGGTCGCGATCACCGAGGCGGGAAAGCGCCTCGTCGGTCACATCGCGAAGCGCCAGGCCGTCACCAACGCCGAGAACTCGGTGTACGCCGCGAAGCGGCTCATCGGCCGCAAGTTCCACAGCCCGCAGGTGCAGGCGGCGATCGGCAACGTGCCGTATCGCATCGTCGAGGGACCGCACAACGACCCGCGCATCCAGCTGCGCGACAAGGTCTATTCGGTCCCCGAGATCTCCGCGATGATCCTGCAGGAGATGAAGATGATCGCCGAGGACTACCTCGGCCACGAGGTCCACAAGGCGGTCGTCACGGTCCCTGCGTACTTCAACGACGGCCAGCGCCAGGCGACGCGCGACGCGGGCGCCATCGCGGGCCTCGACGTCATCCGGATCATCAACGAGCCGACCGCGGCCGCGCTCGCGTACGGCTTCGGCAAGAACATCGATCGCCGCGTCGCGGTCTACGACCTCGGCGGAGGCACGTTCGACATCTCGGTGATGGAGATCTCGAGCGCGGGCGTGTTCAAGGTCGTGAGCACGGCGGGCGACACGTTCCTCGGCGGCGAGGACTTCGACCAGCGCATCATCGACTGGCTCGTGCAGGGCTTCCGCGAGGAGCACGACATCGATCTGCGCCAGGACCGCATGGCGCTGCAGCGCCTCAAGGACGCGGCCGAGAAGGCGAAGTGCGAGCTCTCGAGCGTGGTCGAGACCGAGGTGAACCTGCCGTTCATCATCTCGAGCGCGCGCAGCGAGGCGCTGCACCTGCAGCGCCTGCTCACGCGCTCGCAGCTCGAGGAGCTCACCGACGATCTCGTCCAGCGCACGATCGAGATCTGCGACATGACGCTCAAGGAAGCGGGCCTCGAGAAGGACGAGATCGAGGACGTGATCCTGGTCGGCGGCATGACGCGCATGCCGAAGGTGCAGGCCGCCGTCGCCGACTACTTCGAGCGCGAGCCCTGCAAGGGCGTGCACCCCGACGAGGTGGTCGCGCTCGGCGCCGCGATCCAGGGCGCGGCGCTGGTCGACGACGAGCAGGACATGGTGCTGCTCGACGTCACGCCGCACACGCTCGGCATCATGGTGCACGGCGGGCTCTTCGAAGAGCTCATCCCGCAGAACAGCACCGTCCCGACGTCGCGCAGCAAGATCTTCACGACGGTCCGCGACAACCAGACCGCGGTGAAGATCCTCGTCATGCAGGGCGAGTCGAAGCGCGCCGACGAGAACGAGCTGCTCGGCGAGTTCATCCTCACCGGGCTGCGCCGCGCGTCGGCGGGCGCGGTCGAGATCGAGGTGACCTTCGAGATCAACGCGGACGGCATCGTCAGCGTGCACGCGAAGGACCTCGAGACCGGCAAGGCGCAGTCGATCACCGTCACCGCGACGAGCGGCCTGACGAAGGACGAGATCGATCAGATGGTCGACGACGCGCAGACCTACGCGGTCGCGCGCCGCGACGACGAAGAGCTGGAGCGCGCGAAGCAGGAAGCGGAGACGCTCATCGCGGAGATCCAGCGCCTCTTCCCGAAGGTGGAGGAGGTCGTCGCGGGCTCGGACTTCGGGCGCGACGCGATCGACAAGGCGCGCATCGTCGTCGAGAAGGCGCGCTCGCTGATGCAGGCGGGCGACACGCGCGGCCTCAAGGAACAGATCGAGGCGCTCAACCGCACGCAGCGCATGTTCAAGGGCGTCGTCGGCAAGATCGGGTGA
- a CDS encoding aspartate aminotransferase family protein, which yields MATNRELYETAQKTFVPNYRQPPIILARGEGCRVWDVEGNEYLDFSGGIAVLSVGHAHPTLAKALADQAARLIHTSNLFFSDRAIELAAELTKRTGFDRVYFSNSGTEANEALIKLARRYHHTRGDARRVELVATHKSFHGRTMGAVSITGQAKYHEGFGPMLPGVRFVDYGDADALRAVVGPDTAAVFLEPIQAEGGIIVASNEYLREARRICDEAGALLFFDEVQTGYGRTGRFLAREWSGVMPDACSLAKGIGGGVPLGAMLITEKVAGALTTGTHGSTFGGNPLACAAGLAVLRIFDEEKLVENAETMGRYLGEKLAALVADASIPAAAERRGMGLLQGIRVDAAYDPMVAYQQLRSQRVLSAIAGGDVIRFAPALNVKRADVDQAVEQLAIALRSIPKK from the coding sequence ATGGCGACCAACCGCGAGCTGTACGAGACCGCCCAGAAGACCTTCGTCCCGAACTATCGGCAGCCGCCGATCATCCTCGCGCGCGGCGAGGGCTGCCGCGTGTGGGACGTGGAGGGCAACGAGTACCTCGACTTCTCGGGCGGCATCGCGGTGCTCTCGGTCGGCCACGCGCACCCGACGCTCGCGAAGGCGCTCGCGGACCAGGCGGCGCGCCTCATCCACACGTCGAACCTCTTCTTCAGCGATCGCGCGATCGAGCTCGCGGCCGAGCTCACGAAGCGCACCGGCTTCGACCGCGTGTACTTCTCGAACTCGGGCACCGAGGCGAACGAGGCGCTGATCAAGCTCGCGCGCCGCTACCACCACACGCGCGGCGACGCGCGCCGCGTCGAGCTCGTGGCGACCCACAAGTCGTTCCACGGCCGCACGATGGGCGCGGTCTCGATCACCGGGCAGGCGAAGTACCACGAGGGCTTCGGCCCGATGCTCCCCGGCGTGCGCTTCGTCGACTACGGCGACGCGGACGCGCTGCGCGCGGTGGTCGGGCCCGACACCGCGGCGGTGTTCCTCGAGCCGATCCAGGCCGAGGGCGGGATCATCGTCGCGAGCAACGAGTACCTGCGCGAGGCGCGCCGCATCTGCGACGAGGCGGGCGCGCTGCTCTTCTTCGACGAGGTGCAGACGGGCTACGGCCGCACCGGTCGCTTCCTCGCGCGCGAGTGGTCGGGCGTGATGCCCGACGCGTGCTCGCTCGCGAAGGGCATCGGCGGCGGCGTGCCGCTCGGCGCGATGCTGATCACCGAGAAGGTCGCGGGCGCGCTCACGACGGGCACCCACGGCTCGACGTTCGGCGGCAACCCGCTGGCGTGCGCGGCGGGCCTCGCGGTGCTGCGCATCTTCGACGAGGAGAAGCTCGTCGAGAACGCGGAGACGATGGGCCGCTACCTCGGCGAGAAGCTCGCGGCGCTGGTCGCGGACGCGTCGATCCCGGCGGCGGCGGAGCGTCGCGGCATGGGCCTGCTCCAGGGCATCCGCGTCGACGCGGCGTACGACCCGATGGTCGCGTACCAGCAGCTGCGCTCGCAGCGCGTGCTCTCGGCGATCGCGGGCGGCGACGTGATCCGCTTCGCGCCGGCGCTCAACGTGAAGCGCGCCGACGTCGACCAGGCCGTCGAGCAGCTCGCGATCGCGCTGCGCTCGATCCCCAAGAAGTGA
- a CDS encoding c-type cytochrome — MTRTTSILSVLVLLAACEGSSSTPATDAAIAPDAPPPATFAEQVELGAATYTAQCASCHGASGEGTATGPRVVGLAEGALPLEPREGAVRTTQFVTVADVAEFAVMAMPPTAPGSLSGEEYWAILAFALHANGIDLERKLDAELAATLTIPR; from the coding sequence ATGACTCGAACGACTTCGATCCTCTCCGTCCTCGTGCTGCTCGCTGCGTGCGAGGGCTCGTCCTCCACGCCCGCGACCGACGCCGCGATCGCGCCCGACGCGCCGCCACCCGCGACGTTCGCCGAGCAGGTCGAGCTCGGCGCCGCGACGTACACCGCGCAGTGCGCGAGCTGTCACGGCGCGAGCGGCGAAGGCACCGCGACCGGCCCGCGCGTCGTGGGGCTCGCGGAGGGCGCGCTGCCGCTCGAGCCGCGCGAGGGCGCGGTGCGCACCACGCAGTTCGTGACCGTCGCCGACGTCGCGGAGTTCGCGGTCATGGCGATGCCGCCCACCGCGCCGGGCTCGCTCTCGGGCGAGGAGTACTGGGCGATCCTCGCGTTCGCGCTGCACGCCAACGGGATCGATCTCGAGCGGAAGCTCGACGCCGAGCTCGCGGCGACGCTGACCATCCCGCGGTGA
- a CDS encoding sigma-54-dependent transcriptional regulator: protein MTRVLIVDDERSVRFTLRELVEELGHDAIEAESGEAALRALDDVDLVVTDLSMPRMDGLELLARIRAIDPRLPVVMLTARGSERIAVRALKEGALDYLTKPFDVEEMTLVIERALEHRALRRKASRLDLEHALGRPLLGEAPAFERVLAAAVRVAGRDVPVLVRGETGTGKELLASVLHVAGARASGPLVRFNCAAIPAELADAELFGHAKGAFTGATAARRGWFAEAHGGTLVLDEIGELPLAIQAKLLRAVQEGEIQPVGASRVEKVDVRIVACTHRDLKSEAAAGRFREDLYYRLAVVELTMPPLRERRADIPQLARTFAARYADRFALPDVTLAPALIDALTARAWPGNVRELENTIARMVALSEGGVIGLDALDDTTTPVAHEGTLRAQVEALERELITRALAEHGGNQSEAARRLGMPRVTLVDRIKRYGIG, encoded by the coding sequence ATGACGCGCGTGTTGATCGTGGACGACGAGCGCTCGGTGCGCTTCACGCTGCGCGAGCTCGTCGAGGAGCTCGGGCACGACGCGATCGAGGCGGAGAGCGGCGAGGCCGCGCTGCGCGCGCTCGACGACGTCGATCTCGTCGTGACCGACCTCTCGATGCCGCGGATGGACGGCCTCGAGCTGCTCGCGCGCATCCGCGCGATCGATCCGCGACTGCCCGTCGTGATGCTCACCGCGCGCGGCTCGGAGCGCATCGCGGTGCGCGCGCTGAAGGAAGGCGCGCTCGACTACCTGACGAAGCCCTTCGACGTCGAGGAGATGACGCTCGTCATCGAGCGCGCCCTCGAGCACCGCGCGCTGCGGCGCAAGGCGAGCCGCCTCGACCTCGAGCACGCGCTCGGCCGCCCGCTGCTCGGCGAAGCGCCCGCGTTCGAGCGCGTGCTCGCGGCCGCGGTGCGCGTCGCGGGGCGCGACGTGCCGGTGCTGGTGCGCGGCGAGACCGGCACCGGCAAGGAGCTGCTCGCGAGCGTGCTCCACGTCGCGGGCGCGCGTGCGTCCGGGCCGCTGGTGCGCTTCAACTGCGCCGCGATCCCCGCCGAGCTCGCCGACGCGGAGCTCTTCGGGCACGCGAAGGGCGCGTTCACCGGCGCGACCGCGGCGCGTCGCGGCTGGTTCGCCGAGGCGCACGGCGGCACGCTCGTGCTCGACGAGATCGGCGAGCTCCCGCTCGCCATCCAGGCGAAGCTGCTGCGCGCCGTCCAAGAGGGCGAGATCCAGCCCGTCGGCGCGTCGCGCGTGGAGAAGGTCGACGTGCGCATCGTCGCGTGCACCCACCGCGACCTGAAGAGCGAGGCCGCCGCCGGTCGGTTCCGCGAGGACCTCTACTATCGCCTCGCGGTCGTCGAGCTCACGATGCCTCCGCTGCGCGAGCGACGCGCCGACATCCCGCAGCTCGCGCGCACGTTCGCGGCGCGTTACGCCGACCGCTTCGCGCTGCCCGACGTCACGCTCGCGCCCGCGCTGATCGACGCGCTCACCGCGCGCGCCTGGCCCGGCAACGTGCGCGAGCTCGAGAACACGATCGCGCGGATGGTCGCGCTCTCCGAGGGCGGCGTGATCGGCCTCGACGCGCTCGACGACACCACCACGCCCGTCGCGCACGAAGGCACGCTCCGCGCGCAGGTCGAGGCGCTCGAGCGCGAGCTCATCACCCGCGCGCTCGCCGAGCACGGCGGCAACCAGTCCGAGGCCGCGCGCCGTCTCGGCATGCCGCGCGTCACGCTCGTCGATCGCATCAAGCGCTACGGCATCGGCTGA
- the msrA gene encoding peptide-methionine (S)-S-oxide reductase MsrA: MTRLALVFALVFASCSSPATSTPSASASSRAPQTQAAPPPGEGQAVAIFAGGCFWCMERPFEDLPGVISVLSGYTGGELEGPSYEEVSAGRTGHAEAVRVLYDPSRATYEQLLEVFWHNVDPTQADAQFCDHGTQYRSGIFPIDAEQRRLAEASKARVEQTIPGRIVTEITDAGPFWIAEDYHQDFYRTHPVRYTEYRLGCGRDARLRQIWGDVAGH; this comes from the coding sequence GTGACCCGCCTCGCGCTCGTTTTCGCGCTCGTCTTCGCGTCGTGCTCGTCGCCCGCGACCAGCACGCCGAGTGCGTCCGCCTCCTCGCGCGCCCCCCAGACCCAGGCCGCGCCGCCGCCCGGCGAGGGCCAGGCCGTCGCGATCTTCGCGGGCGGCTGCTTCTGGTGCATGGAGCGCCCGTTCGAGGATCTCCCGGGCGTGATCTCGGTGCTCTCCGGCTACACCGGCGGCGAGCTCGAGGGCCCGAGCTACGAGGAAGTGAGCGCCGGCCGCACCGGCCACGCCGAGGCGGTGCGCGTGCTCTACGACCCGTCGCGCGCCACCTACGAGCAGCTGCTCGAGGTGTTCTGGCACAACGTCGATCCCACCCAGGCGGACGCGCAGTTCTGCGATCACGGCACGCAGTACCGCAGCGGCATCTTCCCGATCGACGCCGAGCAGCGCCGCCTCGCCGAGGCGAGCAAGGCGCGCGTCGAGCAGACGATCCCGGGCCGCATCGTCACCGAGATCACCGACGCGGGCCCGTTCTGGATCGCCGAGGACTACCACCAGGACTTCTACCGGACGCACCCGGTCCGCTACACCGAGTACCGCCTCGGCTGCGGCCGCGACGCGCGCCTCCGCCAGATCTGGGGCGACGTCGCGGGCCACTGA
- a CDS encoding J domain-containing protein — translation MDLRSLPLTPTEGFILSRIDGVATIDDLSDLTNLDVSDVVIAIGRLIELGAVEWADGTISLPRASNRPPTPSQGVHRRAIPSPRAFERPNVTESEPPSATREPTRVKVPPPARVPVPSSTSPTSPPPPSSATPSDTIDPRRLEGRVDASRPPTARPGNVARVNVRDRPPSNPTVPTADATARRPTPPAMPATQPPPASPPASEPAAVVPSSAGSLPAEIDLPPERRKRIDELYPVLELLDHYEVLGLRPNAELKDIRATYFELSKVFHPDTAFRKSLGPYKAKMEAIFTRLTEAYEVLGKKKPRAEYDAYLALQGDTRAVEDAMRAPAKPAASPSPPAPSPPPEPPPPPSPAPTESPARALSDEGRRRARELLERRLQGARPATTTTSSGAIPSPTSSAPRARDEVLRDLASSLKSTASLTGGIDRISRHQRDAQRLEAEGDLAGASRELRMATALAPQRDDLRLEHERVSRLLAAQLADKYEQAAQYEEKHRKWAAAAISWSKVVDGRPDDVAALLRAALALVEAKGDLHQAQRFAQRACELRPDDVAARRTLGRVYLAAGLQLNARRELERAALLDPTDQIVKNLLGELKG, via the coding sequence GTGGATCTTCGCTCGCTACCGCTGACGCCGACGGAGGGGTTCATCCTGTCGCGCATCGACGGGGTCGCGACGATCGACGATCTCTCCGATCTCACGAACCTCGACGTCAGCGACGTGGTGATCGCGATCGGCCGGCTGATCGAGCTCGGCGCGGTCGAGTGGGCCGACGGAACGATCAGCCTGCCGCGCGCGTCGAACCGTCCTCCGACGCCTTCGCAGGGCGTGCATCGCCGCGCGATCCCGTCGCCGCGCGCGTTCGAGCGACCGAACGTGACCGAGAGCGAGCCGCCGAGCGCGACGCGCGAGCCGACCCGCGTGAAGGTGCCGCCTCCCGCGCGCGTGCCCGTGCCGAGCTCGACGTCGCCGACGTCGCCACCGCCGCCGAGCAGCGCGACGCCGAGCGACACGATCGATCCGCGCCGGCTCGAAGGGCGTGTCGATGCGTCGCGCCCGCCGACCGCGCGACCGGGCAACGTCGCGCGCGTGAACGTGCGCGACCGCCCGCCGAGCAACCCGACGGTCCCGACCGCCGACGCGACGGCGCGCCGTCCGACACCGCCTGCGATGCCGGCGACCCAGCCGCCGCCCGCATCACCTCCCGCTTCCGAGCCGGCCGCAGTTGTTCCTTCGAGCGCCGGCTCGCTGCCTGCCGAGATCGATCTCCCGCCCGAGCGTCGCAAGCGCATCGACGAGCTCTATCCGGTGCTCGAGCTGCTCGATCACTACGAGGTGCTCGGGCTGCGCCCGAACGCCGAGCTGAAGGACATCCGCGCGACGTACTTCGAGCTCTCGAAGGTCTTCCACCCCGACACCGCGTTCCGGAAGAGCCTCGGCCCGTACAAGGCGAAGATGGAGGCGATCTTCACGCGCCTCACCGAGGCGTACGAGGTGCTCGGCAAGAAGAAGCCGCGCGCCGAGTACGACGCGTACCTCGCGCTCCAGGGCGACACGCGCGCGGTCGAGGACGCGATGCGCGCCCCCGCGAAGCCCGCCGCGAGCCCTTCGCCTCCGGCTCCTTCGCCGCCGCCTGAGCCGCCGCCGCCGCCGTCGCCCGCGCCCACCGAGAGCCCGGCGCGTGCGCTCAGCGACGAAGGCCGTCGCCGCGCCCGCGAGCTCCTCGAGCGACGCCTCCAGGGCGCGCGCCCCGCGACGACCACGACGTCGTCGGGCGCGATTCCGTCGCCGACCTCGTCGGCCCCGCGCGCCCGCGACGAGGTGCTGCGCGACCTCGCGAGCAGCCTGAAGAGCACCGCGTCGCTCACCGGCGGCATCGACCGCATCTCGCGCCACCAACGCGACGCGCAGCGCCTCGAGGCCGAGGGCGATCTCGCGGGCGCGAGCCGCGAGCTACGCATGGCGACCGCGCTCGCGCCGCAGCGCGACGACCTGCGCCTCGAGCACGAGCGCGTGTCGCGCCTGCTCGCCGCGCAGCTCGCCGACAAGTACGAGCAGGCCGCGCAGTACGAGGAGAAGCACCGCAAGTGGGCCGCCGCGGCGATCAGCTGGTCGAAGGTGGTCGACGGGCGGCCCGACGACGTCGCCGCGCTGCTCCGCGCCGCGCTCGCGCTGGTCGAGGCGAAGGGCGATCTCCACCAGGCGCAGCGCTTCGCACAGCGTGCGTGCGAGCTGAGGCCGGACGACGTCGCCGCACGTCGGACGCTCGGTCGCGTCTACCTCGCGGCGGGGCTCCAGCTCAACGCGCGGCGCGAGCTCGAGCGTGCCGCATTGCTGGACCCCACCGACCAGATCGTCAAGAATCTCCTGGGCGAGCTGAAGGGCTGA